The following proteins are co-located in the Onychomys torridus chromosome 6, mOncTor1.1, whole genome shotgun sequence genome:
- the Trmt10a gene encoding tRNA methyltransferase 10 homolog A, with the protein MSSEVLPASLETPSVERQPGVSEGEEEGRKPRLDAGTEPLSKRQMKKLLKQTQWEEQRELRKEKRKEKRKRKKLERQCQLESSSDGSDRKRIRRHAVHSSLRLVIDCSFDDLMVLKDIKKLHKQIQRCYAENRRASHPVQFYLTSHGGQLKKNMNENDKGWVNWKDIHIKAEHYSELIKKEELVYLTSDSPNVLKDLDESKAYVIGGLVDHNHHKGLTFRQASSYGIEHAQLPLADFVKMNSRKVLAVNHVFEIILEFLETRDWQEAFFTILPQRKGAVPAHKACESSPQDQQSQPEGRDSSNEGEHCRNHPDSPQKEEQGPQSSPVSPVSPVPQ; encoded by the exons ATGTCCTCTGAAGTGCTGCCGGCATCTCTTGAGACTCCTAGTGTGGAAAGACAGCCAGGCGTGAGTGAAGGTGAAGAGGAGGGACGGAAGCCAAGATTAGATGCAGGGACCGAGCCACTGTCTAAACGGCAGATGAAGAAGCTGCTGAAGCAAACGCAATGGGAGGAGCAGCGAGAACTGCGCAA GGAAAAACGAAAAGAAAAGCGCAAGAGAAAGAAGTTGGAGCGACAGTGTCAGCTGGAGTCCAGCTCAGATGGAAGTGACCGAAAGCGCATCCGGAGACACGCTGTTCACAGCAGCCTCCGCCTTGTCATCGACTGTAGCTTCGATGATTTGATGGTGTTAAAG GATATTAAGAAACTTCATAAGCAGATTCAACGATGTTATGCAGAAAATCGACGTGCATCACATCCTGTGCAG TTTTATTTGACAAGCCATGGAGGTCAACTGAAAAAGAACATGAATGAAAATGACAAAGGATGGGTCAACTGGAAG gatatcCACATCAAAGCAGAGCACTATAGTGAACTCATAAAGAAAGAAGAGCTGGTTTATCTGACGTCAGACTCTCCTAATGTCCTGAAGGACTTAGATGAGTCAAAGGCCTATGTGATTGGAGGGTTAGTGGACCACAACCATCACAAG GGACTCACTTTTAGACAAGCGTCCAGTTATGGAATTGAACATGCACAGCTCCCTCTTGCAGATTTTGTGAAGATGAACAGTCGAAAAGTCCTGGCAGTTAACCATG TGTTTGAAATTATCCTGGAGTTCTTGGAAACGAGAGACTGGCAAGAGGCATTTTTTACCATCTTACCCCAACGGAAAGGAGCTGTTCCTGCACACAAAGCCTGTGAAAGCTCTCCTCAGGACCAGCAGTCCCAGCCAGAAGGGAGGGACAGTTCCAACGAGGGAGAACATTGCAGGAATCACCCCGACTCACCACAGAAAGAAGAGCAGGGCCCGCAGAGCAGCCCGGTGTCCCCAGTGAGCCCTGTCCCACAGTGA